The following are encoded in a window of Nakamurella sp. A5-74 genomic DNA:
- a CDS encoding molybdopterin-dependent oxidoreductase, with the protein MSTRDRVTSAVRSAVPPFARRFPPIPEEGDYTSRLRSVDTTVRVGRWLGICVLVCFLTGLYSHFVQHPLSWLTLPHRPVWIYRVTQGLHVTSGIAAIPLLGMKLWVVTPKFWQRPLFGGIIRLLERGSILVLIASVAFELISGLLNVAEFYPWTFFFPTVHYAVAWIAIGSVIVHIAVKLPVIRTVLGAGARASAGARASTDEPASPASAPPEGGRASDEGARRDPDSAAISPDTAPPADEDGRASTEQPGGRASAASRDPDSAPISPDTGTERRDHPPALSRRGLMLLGAGAVGTVTLATVSDRIPALSPISVLAQRGGSGPQGLPVNRTVAAAGVGAAIAAADWKLTIVGTGGTGRSFTLAELRALPQRTADLPIACVEGWARTATWTGVPLGDLLDRAGVTRGAAQMVSLDSGLYGRSVVPPGSVDDPLTLIALQLAGEDLHPEHGYPARLIAPGRPGVLQTKWLTRIEVAS; encoded by the coding sequence ATGAGTACCCGCGATCGGGTCACCTCTGCGGTGCGGTCGGCAGTTCCCCCGTTCGCACGACGGTTCCCGCCCATCCCCGAAGAGGGCGACTACACCTCCCGGCTGCGGTCCGTCGACACCACTGTCCGGGTGGGTCGTTGGCTGGGGATCTGTGTACTGGTCTGCTTTCTCACCGGTCTGTACAGCCATTTCGTGCAGCATCCGTTGAGCTGGCTGACCCTCCCGCACCGGCCGGTCTGGATCTACCGGGTGACCCAGGGACTGCACGTCACCAGCGGGATCGCCGCGATCCCACTGCTGGGGATGAAACTCTGGGTGGTGACGCCGAAGTTCTGGCAGCGGCCGCTGTTCGGCGGCATCATCCGGCTCCTGGAACGCGGATCGATCCTGGTGCTCATCGCCTCGGTCGCCTTCGAGCTGATCAGCGGTCTGCTGAACGTCGCCGAGTTCTACCCGTGGACGTTCTTCTTCCCGACCGTCCACTACGCGGTGGCCTGGATCGCGATCGGATCCGTGATCGTGCACATCGCCGTCAAGCTGCCCGTGATCCGCACGGTCCTGGGCGCGGGTGCTCGCGCGAGCGCTGGTGCTCGAGCGAGCACCGACGAACCCGCCAGTCCAGCGAGCGCTCCCCCGGAAGGTGGTCGAGCAAGCGACGAAGGAGCGCGTCGAGACCCCGATTCCGCTGCGATCAGTCCCGACACTGCACCCCCCGCCGATGAAGATGGTCGAGCGAGCACGGAACAACCCGGTGGTCGAGCGAGCGCAGCAAGTCGAGACCCCGACTCCGCTCCGATCAGTCCCGACACCGGCACCGAACGCCGCGACCATCCGCCGGCCCTGAGCCGCCGCGGCTTGATGCTGCTCGGTGCCGGCGCCGTCGGCACCGTCACCCTGGCCACGGTCAGCGACCGCATCCCCGCGCTCTCCCCCATCTCGGTGCTCGCCCAACGCGGCGGATCGGGGCCGCAGGGACTTCCGGTCAACCGCACCGTGGCAGCAGCGGGGGTCGGCGCTGCCATTGCCGCCGCCGACTGGAAGCTGACGATCGTCGGCACCGGAGGTACCGGCCGGAGCTTCACCCTCGCCGAGCTGAGAGCTCTCCCGCAGCGCACGGCCGACCTGCCGATCGCCTGCGTCGAGGGTTGGGCGCGCACCGCGACGTGGACCGGTGTTCCACTGGGCGATCTGCTGGACCGGGCCGGCGTCACCCGCGGTGCGGCGCAGATGGTCTCGCTGGACTCGGGGCTGTACGGCCGTTCGGTGGTGCCGCCGGGTTCGGTGGACGACCCGCTGACCCTGATCGCACTCCAGCTGGCCGGTGAGGATCTGCATCCGGAGCACGGTTATCCGGCCCGACTGATCGCTCCCGGCAGACCCGGTGTGCTGCAGACGAAATGGCTGACCCGGATCGAGGTGGCGTCATGA
- a CDS encoding isochorismatase family protein — translation MTTALMLIDLQRIFAEPQSPWAAPDFDSAADSCRRLLAGWHGPVAVTRFVLPEQIMGAWQPYYRDWPFATDPANSALYDLVDGVDTTGAVAIDRPKFGKWDAATAAALPGVTELVLGGVSTDCCVLATALAAADDGIQVTIATDACAGATAADHQRALEAMALFAPMIRQSTVQEILER, via the coding sequence ATGACAACGGCGCTCATGCTGATCGACCTCCAGCGCATCTTCGCCGAACCACAGAGCCCCTGGGCCGCACCGGATTTCGATTCCGCTGCGGACAGCTGCCGGCGGCTGCTGGCGGGTTGGCACGGGCCGGTCGCCGTCACCCGGTTCGTCCTGCCGGAGCAGATCATGGGTGCCTGGCAGCCGTACTACCGGGACTGGCCGTTCGCCACCGATCCCGCCAACAGTGCGCTGTACGACCTGGTCGACGGCGTCGACACCACCGGTGCGGTGGCGATCGACCGGCCCAAGTTCGGCAAGTGGGACGCGGCGACGGCCGCCGCGTTGCCGGGCGTCACCGAGCTGGTGCTGGGCGGGGTGTCCACCGACTGCTGCGTGCTGGCGACAGCGCTGGCGGCGGCGGACGACGGGATCCAGGTGACGATCGCCACTGACGCCTGCGCCGGGGCCACCGCTGCGGACCACCAACGGGCGCTGGAGGCGATGGCCCTGTTCGCTCCGATGATCCGCCAGTCGACCGTTCAGGAGATCCTGGAGCGCTGA
- a CDS encoding DUF2064 domain-containing protein — translation MTRTLLVVAKAPVPGLAKTRLIGTLTAQEAAELASAALLDTLYSSLAVPRARVVVAVTGDFRQAMRCEELLPALRHCAVVEQRGSTFVQRLVAAHADAGAFGGPVLQVGMDTPQLTEPLLDASFDTLADTDAVLGRAEDGGWWALGLHDPGHAAALASVTMSTDRTGDDTLAALARRGVAVALLPTLVDVDTWDDARHVAGIAPASRFAAAVALVRTHPARGVA, via the coding sequence GTGACTCGCACCCTGCTCGTCGTCGCCAAGGCTCCGGTTCCGGGCCTGGCCAAGACCCGCCTGATCGGAACCCTCACCGCGCAGGAGGCTGCCGAGCTGGCCTCGGCCGCGCTGCTCGACACCCTGTACAGCTCGCTGGCAGTGCCGCGCGCCCGCGTCGTCGTCGCGGTGACCGGCGACTTCCGGCAGGCGATGCGTTGCGAGGAGCTGCTCCCCGCACTGCGCCACTGCGCCGTGGTGGAACAACGTGGAAGCACCTTCGTGCAGCGGCTGGTGGCCGCCCACGCGGATGCCGGAGCCTTCGGTGGCCCCGTCCTGCAGGTCGGGATGGACACACCCCAACTCACGGAGCCCCTGCTCGACGCGTCGTTCGACACGCTTGCCGACACCGACGCGGTGCTCGGACGCGCCGAGGACGGTGGTTGGTGGGCGCTCGGACTGCACGATCCCGGGCACGCCGCCGCGCTGGCCTCGGTGACGATGTCGACCGATCGGACCGGCGACGACACCCTGGCCGCCCTCGCTCGCCGCGGTGTGGCGGTCGCGCTGCTGCCGACTCTCGTCGATGTCGACACCTGGGACGATGCCAGGCACGTGGCCGGCATCGCCCCCGCCTCCCGCTTCGCCGCGGCGGTCGCTCTGGTGCGGACGCACCCGGCACGGGGTGTGGCATGA
- a CDS encoding HAMP domain-containing sensor histidine kinase yields the protein MTDLSHILPWALLATVAIVLLEAILLRWIQRTARGSAIPVAVGVLVGMPVLSVLLFVVAISGFMFTDQVGWTAVACGLIAVTVVPVSVLFARRVIRRELEAESRRASERSAETSRRELVGWISHDLRTPLAGIRAMSEALEDAVVTDPQDVTRYARRIGDETHRLSAMVDDLFELSRINSGTLTLAVELLSTKSLVTQALDASMPAAQVRQVRLESGTDAIRESWPTVSASHREMARVLGNLLVNAIRHTPSGGTVRLSVGNDEEAVLLVVQDGCGGIPEHELPFVFDTAFRGGDARSPHEESAVTGPGAGLGLAIARGLVEAHGGSIAVANRWPGCRFEVRLPASDTRADVVVP from the coding sequence ATGACCGACCTCTCACACATCCTGCCCTGGGCGCTGCTCGCGACGGTGGCGATCGTGTTGCTCGAGGCGATCCTGCTGCGCTGGATCCAACGCACCGCGCGAGGATCGGCGATCCCGGTGGCTGTCGGCGTACTCGTCGGTATGCCGGTGCTGTCGGTGCTCCTGTTCGTCGTCGCGATCAGCGGATTCATGTTCACCGACCAGGTCGGCTGGACGGCCGTCGCCTGCGGTCTCATCGCTGTCACGGTGGTACCGGTGTCGGTGTTGTTCGCCCGCAGGGTGATCCGGCGTGAGCTGGAGGCGGAGAGTCGACGCGCGAGCGAGCGGTCCGCCGAGACGTCCCGCCGGGAGCTGGTCGGTTGGATCAGCCACGATCTGCGCACCCCGCTCGCCGGGATCCGGGCGATGAGCGAGGCCCTTGAGGACGCCGTGGTCACCGATCCGCAGGACGTCACCCGCTATGCGCGCCGCATCGGCGACGAGACCCATCGGCTCTCGGCGATGGTGGACGACCTGTTCGAGCTCTCCAGGATCAACTCGGGCACGCTGACTCTCGCCGTCGAGCTGCTCTCGACAAAGAGTCTGGTCACCCAGGCGCTCGACGCGTCGATGCCCGCGGCGCAGGTCCGCCAGGTGCGACTGGAGAGCGGCACCGATGCGATCAGGGAGAGTTGGCCGACCGTCTCGGCGTCGCACCGCGAGATGGCCAGGGTGCTGGGCAACCTGTTGGTCAACGCCATCCGGCACACTCCCAGCGGCGGCACGGTACGGCTCAGCGTCGGCAACGACGAGGAGGCAGTGCTGCTCGTCGTGCAGGACGGCTGCGGGGGGATCCCCGAGCACGAACTGCCGTTCGTCTTCGACACCGCATTCCGGGGCGGGGATGCGCGCTCTCCGCATGAGGAATCGGCCGTCACCGGTCCCGGTGCCGGACTGGGGCTGGCGATCGCCCGGGGGCTGGTGGAGGCGCACGGTGGGTCGATCGCGGTGGCCAACCGTTGGCCGGGCTGCCGCTTCGAGGTCCGTCTGCCCGCGAGCGACACCCGTGCGGATGTTGTTGTTCCGTAA
- a CDS encoding cytosine permease produces the protein MTQLEPTQAAPRGVEANGINAIDESEHRGTPRELFWPWFAANVSVFGISYAAFILYAGVSFWQALIVGVIGIVFSFLLCGLVSIAGKRGNAPTMTLSRAAFGTEGNRLPSLISWVLTVGWETALTALAVLATSTVFDALGWGGGTGAKIIALVVVAALIVIGGILGFDFIMKLQKWITIVTGVLTVVFVIVVANKIDWAVVSALPAGSLGAFIGALVLVMTGFGLGWVNAAADYSRYLPRSASTRGVVGWTTLGGSIAPILLVIFGLLLAGSSTDLRDGIAADPIGALVTTVPTWFLVPFGIVAILGLIGGAVLDIYSSGLALLSVGLKAPRYVAASIDGVLMIAGAIYVVFIADDFLGPFQGFLITLGVPIAVWCGIFLADVQLRKQPYAIDELFSRTGRYGTVTVSAVVLVVVGTIIGWGLVVSTYQGFGWQGYFMGILGGKAGTLGGANIGVLVALVLGYVVTLVLRRDAVRRQEALPLIATTPR, from the coding sequence ATGACACAGCTCGAACCGACGCAGGCCGCCCCTCGCGGAGTCGAGGCCAACGGCATCAACGCCATCGACGAGTCGGAACACCGGGGCACCCCGCGGGAGCTGTTCTGGCCGTGGTTCGCAGCCAACGTCTCGGTCTTCGGCATCAGCTACGCGGCTTTCATCCTGTACGCCGGGGTCTCGTTCTGGCAGGCGCTGATCGTCGGCGTGATCGGTATCGTCTTCTCGTTCCTGTTGTGCGGCCTGGTGTCCATCGCCGGCAAACGCGGTAACGCCCCCACGATGACGCTCTCCAGAGCTGCCTTCGGGACGGAGGGCAACCGGCTGCCGTCGCTGATCTCCTGGGTGCTGACGGTCGGGTGGGAGACCGCGCTGACAGCGCTGGCGGTGCTCGCGACCTCCACCGTGTTCGACGCCCTCGGCTGGGGCGGCGGCACCGGAGCGAAGATCATCGCGCTGGTGGTGGTTGCCGCACTCATCGTGATCGGCGGGATCCTCGGTTTCGACTTCATCATGAAGCTGCAGAAATGGATCACCATCGTCACCGGGGTGCTCACGGTGGTGTTCGTGATCGTGGTCGCGAACAAGATCGACTGGGCGGTGGTGAGCGCGCTGCCCGCCGGCTCGCTCGGCGCGTTCATCGGAGCCCTGGTGCTGGTGATGACGGGGTTCGGGCTGGGCTGGGTGAATGCTGCCGCCGACTATTCCCGTTACCTCCCGCGGTCCGCCTCGACCAGGGGTGTCGTCGGCTGGACGACACTCGGCGGCTCGATCGCGCCGATCCTGCTGGTGATCTTCGGCCTGCTGCTCGCCGGGAGCTCGACGGACCTGCGGGACGGAATCGCGGCGGATCCGATCGGTGCCCTCGTCACCACGGTGCCGACCTGGTTCCTGGTGCCGTTCGGCATCGTCGCCATCCTCGGTCTGATCGGCGGTGCGGTGCTGGACATCTACTCCTCCGGCCTGGCGCTTCTCTCGGTCGGGCTGAAGGCGCCGCGCTACGTCGCCGCTTCCATCGACGGGGTGCTGATGATCGCCGGGGCGATCTACGTGGTGTTCATCGCCGATGACTTCCTCGGACCGTTCCAGGGCTTCCTGATCACCCTCGGCGTCCCGATCGCGGTGTGGTGTGGCATCTTCCTGGCGGATGTGCAGCTGCGGAAGCAGCCCTACGCGATCGACGAGCTGTTCTCCCGCACCGGTCGCTACGGCACTGTCACCGTCTCGGCGGTGGTCCTCGTCGTCGTCGGGACGATCATCGGCTGGGGCCTGGTGGTGAGTACCTACCAGGGCTTCGGCTGGCAGGGGTACTTCATGGGCATCCTCGGCGGCAAGGCCGGGACGCTCGGCGGAGCCAACATCGGGGTGCTGGTCGCGCTGGTGCTCGGGTATGTGGTGACGCTCGTGCTGCGTCGGGACGCGGTGCGCCGACAGGAGGCGCTCCCCCTCATCGCCACCACGCCGCGATGA
- a CDS encoding glycosyltransferase family 2 protein: MEELDVARAPVDVILPCLDEAAAIPGVLASLPAGWRAVLVDNGSVDGSASIGAKLGATVVHAPNRGYGAAVDVGLSACTAEFVAVMDCDGSLDAAELLPLLDLVRLGDADIACGARRPVSAGVWPWHARLANSVLSAMIGLGGPRLHDLAPMRIARRQTWVALDVRDRRCGYPLETFLRAKQQGLRIVERDVSYRRRAAGTRSKISGTARGSWIVAKDFAGVLLQSRSWDRAESTRPTSVAR, translated from the coding sequence ATGGAAGAACTCGACGTCGCGCGTGCTCCGGTGGACGTCATCCTCCCGTGCCTGGACGAGGCCGCCGCCATCCCCGGTGTGCTCGCGTCCCTGCCTGCGGGTTGGCGAGCGGTACTGGTCGACAACGGCTCCGTGGACGGCAGCGCGTCGATCGGCGCGAAGCTCGGCGCGACGGTCGTCCATGCGCCGAACCGCGGATACGGGGCAGCAGTGGACGTCGGCCTCTCGGCGTGCACCGCCGAGTTCGTCGCGGTGATGGACTGCGACGGCTCGCTGGACGCCGCGGAGCTGCTCCCACTGCTCGACCTGGTCCGTCTCGGGGATGCGGACATCGCCTGCGGCGCACGACGTCCGGTCAGCGCAGGAGTGTGGCCGTGGCACGCGCGGCTGGCCAACAGTGTGCTGTCCGCGATGATCGGGCTCGGTGGGCCACGGTTGCACGATCTGGCTCCGATGCGGATCGCCCGTCGACAGACCTGGGTAGCGCTCGACGTCCGGGACCGGCGGTGCGGATACCCGCTGGAGACCTTCCTGCGCGCCAAGCAGCAGGGTCTGCGGATCGTCGAACGGGACGTCAGCTACCGGCGCAGGGCGGCCGGGACCCGATCCAAGATCAGCGGTACGGCCCGCGGCAGCTGGATCGTGGCCAAGGATTTCGCCGGAGTGCTGCTGCAGAGCCGCTCCTGGGATCGTGCCGAGAGCACCCGCCCGACCTCGGTCGCCCGGTGA
- a CDS encoding serine hydrolase has translation MTFTDTLIAAEPAVRALLAAAPAEFTVSVAVDDLHDGGFSIDGDQVFRAASVIKVPVMTAVLEDVAAQRLSLDQPISVDEAERVEPSGVLYVLQDVPTPSVRDLLTLMIVISDNMATNLLIDAVGMDRVNASMQHAGLTSTVLRRRLNTTDPAFASVRNEMTAADAAHGLVQLARAEGVYADSALREVAMTALRRQQHIDLLPRHLPEPIMLAHKTGSLDGLRHDAGILLRAGEPVAVVAVFADATDHGAHDVDPQTERALEDLTAEIGRVLGAALR, from the coding sequence ATGACCTTCACCGACACCCTGATCGCAGCCGAGCCCGCCGTCCGAGCCCTGCTGGCCGCAGCCCCGGCGGAATTCACCGTCTCGGTGGCGGTTGACGACCTCCACGATGGCGGATTCTCGATCGACGGCGACCAGGTGTTCAGAGCGGCCTCCGTCATCAAGGTTCCGGTGATGACAGCCGTGCTGGAAGACGTTGCTGCCCAGCGACTCTCGCTGGACCAGCCGATATCGGTCGACGAGGCGGAACGGGTCGAGCCGTCCGGGGTGCTGTACGTCCTGCAGGACGTCCCCACGCCGTCGGTCCGCGACCTGCTGACGTTGATGATCGTGATCAGCGACAACATGGCGACCAACCTGCTGATCGACGCTGTCGGGATGGACAGGGTGAACGCGTCGATGCAGCATGCCGGTCTGACCTCCACGGTGCTGCGGCGCAGACTCAACACCACCGATCCCGCCTTCGCGAGCGTCCGCAACGAGATGACCGCGGCCGACGCAGCCCACGGATTGGTCCAGCTCGCCCGCGCCGAAGGCGTCTACGCCGACAGCGCGCTGCGCGAGGTCGCAATGACAGCGCTGCGGCGTCAGCAGCACATCGACCTGCTGCCGCGCCACCTCCCCGAGCCGATCATGCTGGCCCACAAGACAGGATCACTGGACGGCCTGCGGCACGATGCCGGCATCCTGCTCCGCGCCGGCGAGCCGGTGGCCGTCGTCGCGGTGTTCGCCGACGCGACCGATCACGGCGCCCACGACGTCGACCCGCAGACCGAGCGCGCGCTGGAGGACCTGACCGCAGAGATCGGTCGGGTACTCGGCGCCGCCCTGCGCTGA
- a CDS encoding serine hydrolase domain-containing protein translates to MTSDLSAVLDGWPVDRAAVAVIGPSGVLTAAGDDGTFRWASVTKVVTALAVLDVVADGLLSLDTPAGPEGATLRHLLSHASGVAMDSDDVLAAPGTRRIYSNRGIEIAADLAAEAAALSVKELLAQRVLEPLGMTSTLEGSAAHGMSGTIADLAALAAELLTPRQTLPGVVVGASTCAFPGLPGVLPGYGRQTTNDWGLGCEIKDGKSPHWTAPANSPATFGHFGQSGSFLWVDPDVQLACVSLASKGFGPWAVDSWPPLSSTVLRQFG, encoded by the coding sequence GTGACCTCGGACCTCAGCGCGGTGCTCGACGGATGGCCGGTCGACCGGGCGGCCGTCGCCGTGATCGGACCCTCCGGGGTGCTCACCGCGGCCGGCGACGACGGCACCTTCCGCTGGGCATCGGTGACCAAGGTGGTCACCGCCCTCGCCGTGCTCGACGTCGTCGCGGACGGATTGTTGTCGCTCGACACGCCTGCCGGGCCCGAGGGTGCAACCCTGCGGCACCTGCTCTCGCACGCTTCGGGGGTCGCGATGGACTCGGATGACGTGCTCGCGGCCCCCGGAACGAGGCGGATCTACTCGAACCGGGGGATCGAGATCGCCGCCGACCTGGCCGCGGAGGCGGCGGCACTGTCGGTGAAGGAGCTGCTGGCCCAGCGGGTGTTGGAGCCACTCGGCATGACGTCGACCCTGGAAGGCTCTGCAGCCCACGGGATGTCGGGCACCATCGCCGACCTGGCCGCGCTGGCCGCCGAGTTGCTCACCCCCCGGCAGACCCTCCCCGGCGTCGTGGTCGGCGCGTCCACCTGTGCATTCCCCGGTCTGCCGGGTGTGCTGCCCGGCTACGGTCGGCAGACCACCAACGACTGGGGTCTCGGCTGCGAGATCAAGGACGGTAAGAGCCCGCACTGGACCGCTCCGGCGAACTCACCGGCCACCTTCGGCCACTTCGGTCAGTCGGGCAGCTTCCTCTGGGTCGATCCGGACGTGCAGCTCGCCTGCGTCAGCCTGGCGAGCAAGGGTTTCGGGCCGTGGGCTGTCGACTCCTGGCCCCCCCTGTCCAGTACGGTGCTGCGGCAGTTCGGCTGA
- a CDS encoding NAD-dependent epimerase/dehydratase family protein: MRVLVTGAAGFIGSTVCDRLREAGHEVLGLDLLIPQAHGGPPPWMPADTVIGDVRDGDLLDSLVAGIDVVCHQAAMVGLGVDLDDAPLYASHNVVGTSTLLAAMARAGVGSFVQASSMVVYGEGRYRCSVHQEVRPPARSAAALAAGSFEPQCPHCAGTLTWAAISEGASLDPRNVYAGTKVAQEHLATSWAIAAGGRAISLRYHNVYGPRMPRDTPYAGVAALFRSALERGEAPRVFEDGRQLRDFVHVDDIAAANVAAIEALGQVTRGPLEEPGRMTPLNIASGVPHTVSELAAALAAAMGGPEPVVVGGGRAGDVRHVVADPAAARELIGYRPTVDFDAGVRSFATAVLRRSVMVPTG; this comes from the coding sequence ATGCGAGTTCTCGTCACCGGTGCTGCCGGTTTCATCGGATCGACCGTCTGCGACCGCTTGCGGGAGGCCGGCCACGAGGTGCTCGGCCTCGACCTGCTGATCCCCCAGGCGCACGGCGGCCCGCCGCCGTGGATGCCGGCAGACACCGTGATCGGCGACGTGCGCGACGGCGACCTGCTCGACTCCCTCGTGGCCGGGATCGACGTCGTATGCCACCAGGCGGCCATGGTCGGGCTCGGGGTGGATCTCGACGATGCACCGCTCTACGCCTCTCACAACGTCGTCGGCACCTCGACCCTGCTGGCAGCGATGGCCCGGGCCGGCGTCGGAAGTTTCGTCCAGGCCTCGTCGATGGTGGTGTACGGCGAAGGCCGCTACCGCTGCTCCGTCCACCAGGAGGTGCGGCCCCCGGCCCGCTCCGCAGCGGCGTTGGCGGCCGGCAGCTTCGAGCCGCAGTGTCCGCACTGCGCAGGCACGCTGACCTGGGCAGCGATCAGCGAGGGCGCATCGCTCGATCCGCGCAATGTCTACGCCGGCACCAAAGTTGCCCAGGAGCACCTGGCGACATCCTGGGCGATCGCCGCCGGCGGACGCGCCATCTCGTTGCGCTACCACAACGTCTATGGTCCGCGGATGCCGCGCGACACCCCGTACGCGGGGGTGGCTGCGTTGTTCCGCTCCGCGCTCGAGCGTGGTGAGGCGCCTCGGGTGTTCGAGGACGGCCGGCAGCTGCGCGACTTCGTGCACGTCGACGACATCGCCGCCGCGAACGTCGCAGCGATCGAGGCCCTGGGTCAGGTGACCAGGGGTCCGCTCGAGGAGCCCGGTCGAATGACGCCGCTCAACATCGCCTCCGGGGTACCGCACACGGTCAGCGAGTTGGCGGCCGCCCTGGCAGCGGCGATGGGCGGCCCGGAGCCGGTGGTCGTGGGAGGTGGCCGGGCCGGTGACGTCAGGCACGTGGTCGCTGATCCCGCGGCAGCGCGTGAGTTGATCGGCTATCGGCCGACGGTGGACTTCGATGCCGGGGTGCGGTCCTTCGCCACGGCCGTGCTCCGCCGATCTGTGATGGTCCCGACGGGCTGA
- a CDS encoding response regulator transcription factor, whose product MTDPPRPATDGPSGATVLIVDDDPTVREVVRRYLVRDGHRVLEAADGADALALAARERPDLIVLDLMLPGIDGLDVCRHLRRTSTVPILMLTALGAESDRVVGLEYGADDYVVKPFSPRELSLRVGRILERSQAVRTEPAVPQVMCDGDLIVDPRSRIAQRAGAPLALTTREFDLLVHLLRHPGQAFTRTALLEQVWDWSFGDQSTVTVHVRRLREKIEVDPSRPTRIVTLWGIGYRFDPEGPTP is encoded by the coding sequence ATGACGGATCCCCCGCGTCCCGCGACCGACGGCCCCAGCGGCGCCACCGTGCTGATCGTCGATGACGACCCGACGGTCCGCGAGGTCGTGCGCCGCTACCTGGTGCGCGACGGACACCGGGTGCTGGAGGCCGCCGACGGTGCCGACGCGCTGGCACTTGCCGCGCGGGAGCGCCCCGATCTCATCGTGCTGGATCTGATGCTGCCCGGGATCGACGGACTTGACGTCTGCCGGCACCTGCGCCGGACCTCGACGGTTCCGATCCTGATGCTGACGGCGCTGGGCGCGGAGTCCGACCGCGTCGTGGGCCTGGAGTACGGGGCGGACGATTATGTGGTGAAGCCGTTCTCGCCCCGCGAGTTGTCGCTGCGGGTCGGTCGGATCCTCGAACGCTCCCAGGCAGTCCGGACGGAACCTGCTGTACCGCAAGTGATGTGCGACGGCGACCTGATCGTCGACCCGCGTAGCAGGATCGCCCAGCGAGCCGGTGCACCGCTCGCGCTGACCACCCGGGAGTTCGACCTGCTGGTCCACCTGCTGCGGCATCCGGGCCAGGCCTTCACCAGGACCGCTCTGCTGGAACAGGTGTGGGACTGGTCGTTCGGCGACCAGTCGACCGTGACCGTCCACGTGCGTCGGCTGCGGGAGAAGATCGAGGTCGATCCGAGTCGTCCGACGAGGATCGTCACCCTCTGGGGCATCGGCTACCGGTTCGACCCGGAAGGACCAACTCCATGA